The genomic interval CCCCTTCGTCAAGTACCACGGCCTGGGCAACGACTACGTGTACGTGGACGGTTTCACGCACGACGTGCCCGATCCGGCGGGGCTGGCGCGGGCGGTGTCGCCGCGGAACTTCGCGATCGGGGCCGACGGGCTGATCCTCGTGCTGCCGGCGACGCCCGGGGGCGGCGCGGCCGGTGCCCACTGCCGGATGCGGATGTTCAACGCCGACGGCAGCGAGGGGCAGATGTGCGGGAACGGCCTCCGCTGCGTCGTGAAGTTCGCTCACGACCACGCGCTCTTCGCCGGGTCCAACGCGGCGCGGCCGATGCGGGTGGAGACCGGCGCGGGCGTGCTGGCGGTCGGCTACGACCTCGACGCGGCCGGCCGGGTGGCGACCGTGACCGTCGACATGGGCCGGCCGATCCTCGCGCCCGAGCGTGTGCCCGTGGACGTGTCGGAGCTGGAGCCCGGCGCGGGCGAGCACGCCTGGAGGATCCCGGCGACGGACACGACGCCGCCGCAGGAGGCCGTCCTCGTCTCGATGGGCAACCCGCACGCGGTGCTGTTCCGCGACGACCCGCTGGACGCGGCCGAGGAGCGGCGGATCGGGGCGGCGCTGGAGCATCACCGCGCCTTCCCCGAACGGATGAACCTGCACGCCGTCCACGTCCGCGGCGGCGGCGAGGTGGACGTGGTGCACTGGGAACGCGGCAGCGGGCCGACGCTGGCCTGCGGCACCGGGGCCGCGGCGGTGTGCGTCGCGGGCGTGCTCACCGGCCGCACGCCGCACCGGATCACGACGCACCTGCCCGGCGGACCGCTCGTGCTCGATTGGGCCGAGACCACCGGCCGCGTCGCGATGACCGGCCCCGCCGTCGAAGCCTTCACCGGTGTCTGGCGCGGGCCCCTCTGACACCGGGGCGGGCATACCCTGCCCCGGTGATCCGCCGCACGATCCACTTCACGGGCCGGGTGCAGGGCGTCGGCTTCCGCGCGTGCACGGCCTCGATCGCGCGCAACCACGACGTGGCGGGCACCGTCGAGAACCTGCCCGACGGCCGGGTTCGGCTGGAGGTCCAGGGCGAGCGGAGCGAGCTGGACGTCTTCCTGGACGCCATCGACCGCGAGCTGGGCCGGCACGTCCGGCACCGCGAGGTGGCGGACGCGACGCCGGAGCCGAGGCTCGGCGACCCGGCGGCGCTCAACGCCTTCCGCGTGCTGCGATGAAGCGGCTCAGCCGCCGGCCGGGGGCCGGGCACCGGCGCGGATCGGCGCCTCGTC from Phycisphaera mikurensis NBRC 102666 carries:
- the dapF gene encoding diaminopimelate epimerase, whose amino-acid sequence is MLPFVKYHGLGNDYVYVDGFTHDVPDPAGLARAVSPRNFAIGADGLILVLPATPGGGAAGAHCRMRMFNADGSEGQMCGNGLRCVVKFAHDHALFAGSNAARPMRVETGAGVLAVGYDLDAAGRVATVTVDMGRPILAPERVPVDVSELEPGAGEHAWRIPATDTTPPQEAVLVSMGNPHAVLFRDDPLDAAEERRIGAALEHHRAFPERMNLHAVHVRGGGEVDVVHWERGSGPTLACGTGAAAVCVAGVLTGRTPHRITTHLPGGPLVLDWAETTGRVAMTGPAVEAFTGVWRGPL
- a CDS encoding acylphosphatase, whose translation is MIRRTIHFTGRVQGVGFRACTASIARNHDVAGTVENLPDGRVRLEVQGERSELDVFLDAIDRELGRHVRHREVADATPEPRLGDPAALNAFRVLR